In Gimesia sp., the following are encoded in one genomic region:
- a CDS encoding tetratricopeptide repeat protein — translation MARLLPALILCLGLPLAAAAQPTATTNDPFSQLKMQADQAQQQGDYNKSVQLASQVLQQKPDDHVAYYLRASARVESGREQGNTQTIREGVSDAREAIRYSQNQNVNYYLPYLYGMMNLAVMENKKSHAETALNVANQILARPNLSTEERANFHYQRGMIYLPLNKPREAAQDFSETIKLSPNHFAALLALPDAYALAGENDQALASFNQVIEKQPNSPVVYNNRAMFYQQQGKLQEAINDFSRAIQLDPNYHHAITNRGFAYLEGGKPDTAEADLNKSLSIAPEQPFVLGMRGEARLLQGKIAEAIQDQTRAVQLDPQNPALHSDLGFSYFFNQNYDEALTQFNQATQLAQDQMKVLNPWVYLAMVRNNQKAEADAKFQTVLAEKPEARDSVDMLTAYLMGGVTEADLLKSIDQKDPQRAKAQTCEAHYFIGQKALLAGETATATQNFQQSLNTGMRNLSAYRGAQYALKKF, via the coding sequence ATGGCTCGCTTACTGCCTGCACTGATCCTCTGCCTGGGGCTTCCCCTCGCCGCGGCAGCCCAACCAACCGCCACCACCAATGATCCATTCTCCCAACTGAAAATGCAGGCCGACCAGGCCCAGCAGCAGGGAGACTACAACAAGTCCGTCCAGCTCGCCTCACAGGTTCTGCAGCAGAAGCCCGACGACCATGTCGCCTACTACCTGCGTGCCAGTGCCCGCGTGGAATCAGGCCGGGAGCAGGGAAATACCCAGACGATCCGGGAAGGCGTCAGTGATGCCCGTGAAGCCATTCGCTACAGCCAGAACCAGAATGTCAATTACTACCTGCCCTACCTGTACGGCATGATGAACCTGGCTGTCATGGAAAACAAGAAAAGCCATGCGGAGACAGCACTGAATGTGGCCAACCAGATCCTGGCTCGCCCCAACCTGAGCACAGAGGAACGCGCCAACTTCCATTATCAGCGGGGCATGATTTATCTTCCTCTGAACAAGCCCCGCGAAGCGGCACAGGACTTCTCAGAAACCATCAAACTCTCGCCAAACCATTTCGCCGCCCTGCTCGCGCTGCCCGACGCTTACGCCCTGGCTGGTGAAAACGACCAGGCACTGGCCAGCTTTAACCAGGTCATCGAAAAACAACCCAATTCCCCCGTGGTCTACAACAACCGGGCGATGTTCTACCAGCAGCAGGGAAAGCTCCAGGAGGCAATCAATGACTTCTCCCGGGCAATCCAGCTCGACCCCAACTATCACCACGCCATCACCAACCGCGGCTTCGCCTACCTGGAAGGGGGCAAACCCGACACTGCAGAAGCGGACCTGAATAAGTCCCTCTCGATCGCCCCTGAGCAGCCCTTTGTACTGGGAATGCGTGGGGAAGCCCGCCTGCTGCAAGGGAAAATTGCCGAAGCCATCCAGGACCAGACCCGCGCCGTGCAACTCGACCCTCAGAACCCTGCACTGCACTCCGACCTGGGTTTCTCCTACTTCTTCAACCAGAATTACGATGAAGCCCTGACCCAGTTCAATCAGGCCACCCAACTGGCACAGGACCAGATGAAGGTGCTTAACCCCTGGGTCTATCTAGCCATGGTCCGCAACAACCAGAAGGCAGAGGCGGACGCAAAATTCCAGACAGTCCTCGCCGAAAAACCCGAAGCGCGCGACTCGGTCGACATGCTCACCGCATACCTGATGGGCGGCGTGACCGAAGCAGACCTGCTTAAATCCATTGACCAGAAGGACCCGCAACGCGCCAAGGCACAAACCTGTGAAGCTCACTATTTCATTGGTCAGAAGGCCCTGCTGGCTGGCGAGACAGCAACCGCTACGCAGAACTTCCAGCAGTCACTGAATACCGGCATGCGTAACCTGTCCGCCTACCGCGGTGCTCAGTACGCACTCAAGAAATTCTGA